Proteins from one Aspergillus nidulans FGSC A4 chromosome VIII genomic window:
- a CDS encoding YdcF family protein (transcript_id=CADANIAT00001384), which translates to MLAVSPKIVADINLLAGYLSYPQLQLEDLSSISPADSIIICASMILHQAESLFHALQENPSLTKTLVLCGGIGHSTQYIYEAVAQHSRFSSISNDIQHLPEAWVLERILDTFFDRAVITSQGCRILIEDRSTNCGENALFSRKVLDDAGLHNLHRCVLIQDPTMMRRTVASFQKAYEERTEMPLFLSCPLLVPQVEGSKEPGGNLRYAMSEVRLWPLERFISLTLGEIPRLRDDEDGYGPRGRNFISHVKVPVDIEAAWTRLRASFNTRR; encoded by the coding sequence ATGCTCGCTGTCAGCCCAAAGATAGTTGCCGATATAAATCTGCTGGCGGGTTACCTGAGTTACCcacagctccagctcgaaGATCTATCATCAATTTCCCCAGCCGACAGCATCATTATCTGTGCCTCCATGATCCTTCATCAGGCGGAGTCTCTTTTCCATGCCCTTCAAGAAAACCCATCCCTCACGAAAACCTTGGTCCTATGTGGCGGCATCGGCCATTCGACtcaatatatatatgaagCAGTGGCCCAACACAGCCGCTTTTCCTCCATTAGCAACGACATCCAACATCTGCCCGAGGCCTGGGTCCTAGAGCGTATTCTAGATACCTTCTTTGATCGAGCTGTCATTACAAGTCAAGGGTGTCGCATCCTGATCGAGGACCGGTCCACCAATTGTGGGGAAAATGCCCTATTTAGTCGGAAAGTGCTGGACGATGCGGGATTGCATAATCTCCACAGGTGTGTTCTTATTCAGGACCCCAcgatgatgcggcggacCGTGGCGTCGTTCCAGAAAGCCTACGAAGAGCGGACAGAGATGCCTTTGTTTTTAAGTTGTCCGCTCCTTGTTCCGCAGGTGGAGGGGTCAAAGGAACCAGGAGGAAACCTGCGCTATGCGATGTCGGAAGTGAGGTTATGGCCGCTTGAACGGTTTATATCCCTAACTCTGGGAGAAATCCCGAGACTgagagatgatgaagatgggtATGGGCCGAGGGGACGGAACTTTATCTCTCATGTAAAGGTTCCGGTGGATATCGAGGCAGCCTGGACGCGACTGCGTGCCTCCTTCAATACACGTAGGTGA
- a CDS encoding protein nup120 (transcript_id=CADANIAT00001385), with protein sequence MAKIYKDTQVDLRPYSPSTIVNIPIPTQTGSQNRARFAISSLTDLAEPIAKDEDEFARRYIATQGSVYFRKRNVYPRAFLWRVVNESTVLEIQCVDLTKGGIENHEYNITLRLDFQDKILPSGVALADLEDHDVLNLFVITASKELHTLALRPEFFRKPASIDQNISDWCKSYIPAPLAFSHPHRLHASSPLELFISLDSGALLRLTRRAADDGSNWSPLTLDERTWGSSLRGLVRWNAQSSIKYGGRTLDTNVANAVATTSDQTYVFAVCLNHTLKIWNLATNKLVATKDLLGREMQQNSLTYSLNPAESSFIRVFNVERALDGGYRYYAVTYSPFEDGCFKFWAIKGGLTTPLEIEDLFPAATLRPLDPDSTGNMFWSIADFQVKPAEEGKRMELWVLWRNSGLYQLYTLHFNFESLVSDWANNWTTAASDTRRQELPPPLPISDVVDPTEKWLKFLLQPNRFPTEVLETSLTIYQEALKPLSSSSTSKKSTPLVERLCSTFAATVSLRKFEDDDMDFSRYRSDTDSKWRQFWQIADDLNKRRFEPLTLSYDVYYETPWVLLSDSCAVVRECSSTELLLHNPGPVLQSEGPKIADRWRHRNLESELGDLYEEASHLMTVASNFRKRFSADLNAACQSAIEAEIFAEPSSSVQDRMEVFRDRCDISEQISNQIYNDLISEMNEKLNIYMLSSDIFFKILGTIPLGFPGKDSDLLPTHFGVKVTVNGVQETIQFTRQILIDLLVLVVFIDAEVEQDKGSTFDAVELFVELVTLLREYEMMLWLSSNMRKETDKFSKAAEDFPNPSFSLKQLPSSDKSARITTILEDLFATDIKPRQAIGLPQSYILTLGIQDVLSWCDLIAKGNIDLAWDFLRFQPSTSWSTYVKGRLYVAMSELDTAALYFRKAAYLLSCGKPLGNLHEMSSTLLDIVSVDCFHNGLPKYFQHVLSIFEQVRAFSHVSEFASLALQALASEHGSEQDVEVARLKNDLLSRLFYASLQTCQFDQAYSALSRYKDSALQKSALNSLITSILAASGSGSAGLEQILAFPTTLIPNLASHVDEILVSLAQKQPSTSPFDTKSRWTEGTVDYQRILQAYRIKRGDYRGAAEVAYHNVERLRQARDTSTHHLLSKAKAGDPLHHILEEDDPESNEIRHELLSLINLLACVDKSEAYILVDKKEARSLTAHSNASLVAAAGPENDDENVFMDDADVPTARHGSISNLRFLSNKPSVSLPPPTSPAQGPRRRVIVTLDHLRREYQLELDRVNRIERGDWEFGLDDGVGFDLERNVADNVDTMPLA encoded by the exons ATGGCAAAGATTTACAAAGATACCCAGGTCGACCTCCGGCCGTACTCGCCGAGCACCATCGTCAACATCCCGATTCCAACACAAACAGGCTCGCAGAACCGGGCGCGAttcgcaatctcctcccTCACAGATCTCGCCGAGCCCATCGcgaaagatgaggatgagttCGCAAGACGATACATCGCGACGCAGGGGTCTGTCTATTTCCGCAAACGCAATGTATACCCGCGAGCGTTTCTCTGGAGGGTCGTCAATGAAAGCACGGTTTTAGAAATACAATGTGTGGATTTGACAAAGGGTGGCATCGAGAACCATGAATATAACATCACGCTGCGATTGGACTTCCAGGACAAGATTCTGCCATCGGGCGTAGCTCTGGCCGACTTGGAAGACCACGATGTGTTGAATCTGTTTGTGATCACGGCCTCCAAGGAGTTGCACACCTTGGCTTTGCGACCAGAATTCTTCCGGAAACCAGCGTCAATAGACCAAAATATTTCGGACTGGTGCAAATCTTATATCCCAGCACCGTTGGCTTTTTCGCATCCGCATAGATTACATGCGAGCAGCCCGCTGGAGCTGTTCATCTCCCTCGACAGCGGTGCGCTCTTACGATTGACCAGGAGGGCCGCTGACGATG GTTCAAATTGGTCTCCGCTTACCCTGGACGAGAGAACTTGGGGTTCATCTCTTCGAGGGCTGGTCAGGTGGAATGCCCAAAGTTCTATCAAATACGGCGGGCGCACTCTCGACACAAATGTAGCAAATGCGGTCGCCACGACATCCGATCAGACGTACGTTTTCGCAGTCTGCCTGAATCACACACTGAAGATCTGGAATCTCGCTACGAATAAATTGGTGGCAACTAAGGATCTACTCGGCCGCGAGATGCAGCAGAATTCCCTAACATACTCGTTGAACCCCGCCGAGTCGTCGTTTATCCGCGTATTCAATGTTGAGAGGGCCCTGGACGGCGGGTACCGCTACTACGCTGTGACTTATTCGCCCTTTGAAGATGGATGTTTCAAGTTCTGGGCCATCAAAGGGGGTCTTACCACGCCTTTAGAAATTGAAGACCTTTTTCCCGCCGCGACGTTGAGGCCTTTGGATCCTGATTCGACGGGAAATATGTTTTGGAGCATTGCCGACTTCCAGGTCAAGccggcggaggagggaaaGCGCATGGAGCTCTGGGTACTATGGAGGAATAGCGGTCTTTATCAACTATATACTCTTCACTTCAACTTTGAATCGCTAGTTTCGGATTGGGCGAACAACTGGACCACTGCTGCTTCCGACACCCGACGACAAGAGCTTCCGCCACCTTTACCAATTTCCGATGTCGTGGATCCGACCGAGAAGTGGTTGAAATTTCTTCTACAGCCAAACAGATTTCCTACTGAAGTACTCGAGACTTCCTTAACGATTTACCAGGAAGCCCTCAAGCCTTTGTCTTCCTCGAGCACATCAAAAAAGAGCACCCCTCTTGTAGAACGTTTATGCTCTACATTCGCAGCTACAGTGTCTCTGCGGAAATTCGAAGATGACGACATGGATTTCTCACGGTATCGTTCAGATACAGATTCTAAGTGGCGGCAATTCTGGCAGATTGCGGATGACCTGAATAAGAGGAGATTTGAGCCTCTCACCCTATCATATGATGTGTATTACGAGACTCCCTGGGTGCTTCTTTCAGATAGCTGTGCAGTTGTACGGGAATGCAGCTCAACAGAACTCCTTCTACACAATCCAGGACCTGTGCTTCAGAGCGAAGGACCCAAGATCGCGGATCGATGGAGGCATCGAAACCTGGAATCAGAGCTTGGTGACTTGTATGAGGAAGCTTCACATCTCATGACGGTTGCTTCCAATTTCAGGAAGAGATTCTCAGCTGACCTCAATGCAGCTTGCCAGAGCGCCATTGAGGCGGAGATCTTCGCGGAGCCCTCATCTTCTGTCCAAGATAGGATGGAGGTCTTCCGTGACCGGTGCGATATCTCAGAGCAGATTTCTAACCAGATTTATAACGACTTAATTTCCGAGATGAATGAGAAGCTCAACATCTATATGCTATCTAGCGACATTTTCTTCAAGATACTTGGGACCATCCCACTTGGGTTTCCCGGGAAAGACTCTGACCTTCTCCCTACGCATTTTGGGGTAAAGGTTACCGTGAACGGCGTCCAGGAGACTATTCAGTTTACGCGCCAGATTCTGATCGATCTCTTGGTACTTGTTGTGTTCATTGACGCTGAGGTGGAgcaggataaagggtccACCTTCGATGCAGTCGAACTGTTTGTTGAGTTGGTCACTTTACTCCGAGAGTACGAAATGATGCTGTGGCTAAGCTCAAATATGCGGAAAGAGACCGACAAATTCTCAAAGGCAGCGGAGGACTTCCCGAATCCATCCTTTTCTTTAAAGCAGCTACCATCAAGCGACAAGAGTGCAAGGATTACAACCATTTTAGAGGATTTGTTCGCGACGGACATCAAACCTCGCCAGGCCATTGGCCTTCCTCAGAGCTATATTTTGACACTCGGCATCCAAGATGTGCTATCATGG TGCGACTTGATAGCCAAGGGGAACATCGATCTCGCTTGGGACTTTCTACGCTTTCAACCAAGTACATCCTGGTCGACTTATGTAAAAGGTCGCCTCTACGTGGCCATGTCTGAGCTTGATACAGCAGCCTTGTATTTTAGAAAAGCCGCCTACCTTCTCT CTTGTGGAAAACCGCTGGGCAATCTGCACGAGATGTCCTCGACACTCCTCGATATTGTCTCAGTGGACTGTTTCCATAATGGACTTCCAAAGTATTTCCAGCATGTGCTATCAATATTTGAGCAGGTGCGGGCATTTTCTCATGTTTCAGAATTTGCTAGCCTAGCATTGCAAGCTCTCGCGAGTGAACACGGTAGCGAGCAGGACGTAGAGGTCGCCCGATTGAAGAATGACCTTCTCTCACGCCTGTTTTATGCTTCGTTGCAGACCTGTCAATTTGACCAGGCATATTCCGCTCTCTCCCGGTACAAGGACTCCGCACTACAGAAGTCCGCATTGAATTCCctcatcaccagcatcctggctgcttcaggttcaggAAGCGCTGGGCTCGAGCAGATCCTCGCTTTCCCTACCACTCTCATCCCTAATCTCGCCTCTCACGTGGACGAGATTCTGGTCTCTCTTGCCCAGAAACAGCCCTCAACTTCTCCTTTCGATACCAAATCCAGATGGACCGAAGGCACCGTGGATTACCAAAGAATCCTCCAAGCTTACCGTATCAAGCGCGGAGACTACCGTGGAGCTGCCGAAGTCGCCTATCACAACGTCGAACGCCTCCGCCAGGCCAGAGACACATCCacccaccacctcctctccaaagccaaagcaggGGATCCCCTCCACCACATtctcgaagaagatgaccccgAGAGCAACGAAATCAGACACGAGCTTTTATCGctcatcaacctcctcgCTTGCGTCGACAAAAGCGAGGCTTACATCCTTGTCGACAAAAAAGAGGCTCGCTCACTCACAGCTCACAGCAACGCCAGCTTGGTAGCAGCCGCTGGACCCGAAAACGACGACGAAAACGTCttcatggatgatgcagATGTGCCAACCGCACGTCACGGCTCAATCTCAAATCTAAGATTCTTATCCAATAAACCATCTGTTTCGTTGCCGCCGCCCACTTCACCCGCGCAAGGGCCTCGGCGACGAGTCATAGTCACTCTCGATCACTTGCGTCGCGAATACCAATTGGAGTTAGATCGAGTCAACAGGATTGAACGCGGGGATTGGGAGTTTGGTCTCGATGATGGTGTTGGTTTCGATCTTGAAAGGAATGTGGCGGATAATGTTGATACAATGCCGCTTGCCTAA
- a CDS encoding recombinase RAD51 (transcript_id=CADANIAT00001386) has translation MTADMETQNEFDDSGLPGPGAPTPLSSLEGMAGLTSRDIKLFVDAGYHTVESIAYTPKRLLEQIKGISEQKATKILVEAAKLVPMGFTTATEMHARRSELISITTGSKQLDTLLGGGIETGSITEIFGEFRTGKSQICHTLAVTCQLPFDMGGGEGKCLYIDTEGTFRPVRLLAVAQRYGLVGEEVLDNVAYARAYNSDHQLQLLNQASQMMCETRFSLLVVDSATSLYRTDFNGRGELSTRQTHLAKFMRTLQRLADEFGIAVVITNQVVAQVDGGPSAMFNPDPKKPIGGNIIAHASTTRLSLKKGRGETRVCKIYDSPCLPESDCLFAINEDGIGDPSPKDLEND, from the exons ATGACTGCAGACATGGAAACTCAAAATGAGTTCGATGACAGCGGACTGCCAGGACCAGGAGCACCAACCCCGCTCTCGTCACTGGAG GGTATGGCAGGCCTGACCAGTCGTGACATCAAACTGTTTGTCGATGCGGGTTATCACACTGTCGAGTCGATCGCGTATAC ACCGAAACGGTTACTTGAACAAATCAAGGGTATCTCCGAACAGAAAGCCACTAAAATCCTGGTTGAGG CGGCGAAATTAGTCCCTATGGGGTTTACAACGGCCACGGAAATGCATGCTCGACGAAGCGAACTTATCTCAATCACAACGGGCTCCAAGCAGCTGGATACGCTTCTGGGAGGTGGAATAGAGACAGGATCAATTACGGAGATTTTCGGCGAGTTTAGGACGGGAAAGAGTCAGATTTGCCATACCCTTGCCGTCACATGCCAGCTACCATTCGATATGGGTGGCGGCGAAGGAAAGTGTCTTTATATTGATACTGAAGGAACGTTTCGCCCGGTGCGTCTGCTAGCTGTTGCGCAGCGTTACGGTCTGGTAGGCGaggaggttcttgacaaTGTGGCTTATGCTCGAGCATACAACTCCGATCACCAACTGCAACTGCTCAATCAAGCTTCTCAGATGATGTGTGAGACCCGATTCTCTCTCTTGGTCGTCGACTCAGCTACCTCCCTATACAGAACTGACTTCAACGGCCGCGGTGAACTATCAACTCGACAAACGCACCTGGCTAAATTTATGCGTACATTGCAACGTCTAGCCGATGAGTTCGGCATTGCAGTCGTTATAACGAATCAAGTTGTTGCCCAGGTTGACGGAGGGCCGAGTGCTATGTTTAATCCTGACCCCAAGAAGCCGATTGGTGGTAATATCATCGCGCATGCCAGTACAACGAGattgagcttgaagaaggggagAGGCGAGACCAGAGTTTGCAAGATCTACGACAGCCCATGCCTTCCGGAGAGTGACTGTCTCTTCGCCATCAACGAGGATGGAATAGGGGACCCGAGCCCGAAGGATTTAGAGAATGATTGA
- a CDS encoding uncharacterized protein (transcript_id=CADANIAT00001387), with product MFILSAMTCFYGSRSTFRVGDQPLVGDLAKVLASADWCPVTTIIAFQVPTGSEHSCSTLTSVPAVKRTSGSLLLQMSTMATTTDSEILLSDCIMDRVHSYIRFDTCMCHWVVGASPEEMGFWKGWALWQKLSIALAFLLLLVLVYSFSVLTYNRRKIRKQAAEEANQRAEDAEMGEAGSESNEIPFGAKALEKGIEVEGIWTMKRHSLVKPASISEKRKSSILGSLLRHKSTASSVQTPHISEPESINSSDPQRKSGSVESQAESVLESIHIDTFRSSRPPKLDIGGRYGQRSSENERPLSRWWFTSRSSWMKPVVGYKRSSVRDGRRRGSSEDFRRRFSKLFDDTIAPVPHQPEMFQLTPIYQASSESSIGQRSADRIITPVAAN from the exons ATGTTCATCCTCTCAGCTATGACATGCTTCTATGGTAGTCGGAGTACTTT TCGAGTGGGAGATCAGCCGCTAGTCGGTGACCTTGCTAAGGTCTTGGCCAGCGCCGACTGGTGCCCG GTGACTACGATTATCGCTTTTCAAGTTCCAACCGGCTCTGAGCACAGCTGTAGTACTCTAACGTCCGTCCCTGCCGTGAAGCGTACCTCAGGGTCGCTCCTGCTACAAATGTCAACAATGGCTACGACCACCGACTCGGAGATTCTCTTAAGCGACTGCATCATGGACCGCGTTCACAGCTACATTCGCTTCGATACCTGCATG TGCCATTGGGTAGTAGGAGCCTCACCAGAGGAAATGGGGTTCTGGAAAGGCTGGGCGCTctggcagaagctgagcatT GCTCTTGCATTCCTCCTT ctcctcgtcctcgtctaTTCATTCAGCGTTCTCACCTACAATAGGCGAAAGATCCGAAAGcaggctgctgaagaagcaaaTCAGCGAGCAGAAGACGCTGAGATGGGCGAGGCAGGGTCTGAGTCAAATGAGATACCATTTGGCGCCAAAGCACTGGAGAAAGGAATCGAAGTGGAGGGTATCTGGACGATGAAGCGACATTCCCTTGTTAAACCAGCGAGCATATCGGAGAAAAGGAAGTCTTCGATACTGGGTTCGCTACTCCGGCATAAATCAACGGCAAGCAGTGTCCAGACGCCTCACATCAGTGAGCCTGAATCGATCAACTCGTCCGATCCTCAACGCAAATCTGGAAGCGTAGAAAGTCAGGCTGAGAGTGTACTTGAGAGCATTCACATTGACACTTTCCGATCTAGCCGGCCCCCAAAGCTCGACATTGGCGGCCGCTACGGACAAAGATCTTCCGAAAATGAAAGGCCGCTTAGTCGATGGTGGTTTACCTCACGCAGCTCATGGATGAAACCCGTTGTGGGTTATAAGCGGTCTTCAGTGCGCGACG GACGCCGTCGAGGTTCGTCCGAGGATTTCAGACGCAGATTCAGCAAGCTCTTTGACGACACTATCGCGCCAGTGCCACATCAACCTGAGATGTTCCAACTTACACCAATATATCAAGCGTCATCCGAGAGCAGCATTGGCCAGAGATCGGCAGATAGAATCATTACCCCGGTTGCCGCGAACTAA
- a CDS encoding uncharacterized protein (transcript_id=CADANIAT00001388), whose product MAPFLNFLGKRSADPSSGEAETQPDTRLSDDSHRSTPLSLRKSQENETPEYKLSVVDCNGDYLPPSPPERESFWRRYSGKKSSSNHRNLVDENEPFSISRESFDSYRRSFDISARSPIVYPDNMPSRTSLDSRFSRITSTSGYSGQRPTPTMEEDQFEDVGLNDDDTESKPRRKGIFSRFGDLSGDAQTGGPKPSSHLGFHIPGRKKSTQAPPSSEMRAMKSPYAPEVTEVRE is encoded by the exons ATGGCTCCGTTTCTCAACTTTCTGGGGAAGAGGTCAGCCGACCCTAGTAGCGGGGAAGCCGAGACTCAGCCCGATACTCGGCTCTCTGACGATAGCCACCGTTCAACCCCATTGAGCCTCAGAAAGAGTCAGGAAAACGAGACTCCCGAATATAAATTGAGTG TCGTCGATTGCAATGGCGATTATCTCCCC CCATCACCACCGGAGAGAGAAAGCTTCTGGCGCAGATATTCAGGAAAGAAATCATCGTCAAACCACCGCAACCTAGTCGATGAGAATGAACCGTTCTCGATTTCCCGTGAGTCTTTCGATTCTTATCGCCGCTCTTTT GACATCTCCGCGCGTTCGCCTATAGTTTACCCAGATAACATGCCCTCCCGGACATCCCTCGACTCGCGCTTCTCCCGCATAACCTCAACATCTGGCTACAGCGGACAACGGCCCACGCCAACCATGGAGGAAGATCAGTTCGAAGATGTCGGGCTCAACGACGACGACACCGAGTCCAAACCAAGGAGAAAGGGCATTTTCTCACGCTTTGGCGACTTGTCGGGTGACGCACAGACAGGGGGGCCTAAGCCATCGTCACATCTCGGCTTTCACATTCCGGGCCGGAAGAAGTCTACCCAGGCGCCGCCCAGCTCAGAGATGCGCGCGATGAAATCGCCATATGCGCCTGAGGTAACAGAAGTGCGTGAGTGA
- a CDS encoding uncharacterized protein (transcript_id=CADANIAT00001389), with amino-acid sequence MVGVKRRVDTGDDRKGKRTKTKTAVSTKGKSAPVKAQKGSKSATNGKDVKGSKKDKKALKKKAVEEEEDDEISEDDFDVDDIEDSEIEDVEDDVDMDDVDVEDDEDESDENKEEYKDKKKVNSKAQEDEEAKKTSSRESHIKQKALLQERKAAKPNADQIARSKKLWERLRRKSHVPLKERKKLIAELFDIITGRVKDFVFKHDSVRVIQTALKYANVEQRKQIAHELKGSYVELAQSKYAKFLIGKLIVHGDSEIRDLIIAEFYGKVKRLIRHPEGSWILDDIYRTVATQEQQANLLREWYGAEFAIFRDNNTKDKKPTADLSKILEEDPAKRSPIMHFLLELINQLIQKKTTGFTMLHDAMLQYFLNVKPGTSDATEFIELIKGDEEGDLVKNLAFTKSGAHLMCLALAYSTAKDRKHLTRFYKDTIKMMAGDLHGHLVLLAAYEVIDDTKLTAKLIFPELLNQNIADEEARNEELLYQSTDLTARIPILYPFASDPNNTNTKRLKWLLPEQDFAILDEIRSIRKETSKKDPAVRRMELIKAASPTLLDLITARAESLLTTSFGCQFLSEVLFDADDSDGKKHTALSAVATAAKSRSDTKDSPFVGRMLKSLVQGGRFNVTEKKVEKVSPPLGFDALFYEQISDEIMAWATGSNVYVIVALVESEDFEKKNELIKALKKGKKDLETAAKGEKGPTASGAKLLLEKIA; translated from the exons ATGGTCGGAGTCAAACGCCGCGTCGACACCGGCGACGATCGCAAAGGGAAgcggacgaagacgaagaccGCCGTCTCGACCAAGGGCAAGTCCGCGCCGGTGAAAGCACAAAAGGGCTCGAAGAGCGCTACGAATGGCAAGGATGTGAAGGGTAGcaagaaggataagaaggctctgaagaagaaggctgtggaggaagaagaggacgacgaaaTTTCTGAAGATGATTTTGATgtcgacgatatcgaggacTCGGAGATTGAGGATGTGGAAGACGATGTCGATATGGATGATGTCGATgtggaggacgatgaggatgagagtgATGAGAATAAGGAAGAATAcaaggataagaagaaggtgaaCTCCAAGGctcaggaggatgaggaggcgaaAA AAACATCTTCCCGCGAATCGCATATCAAACAGAAAGCCCTCCTGCAAGAGCGCAAAGCCGCAAAACCCAACGCCGACCAGATTGCGAGATCAAAGAAGTTATGGGAGCGCTTGCGCCGAAAGTCGCACGTCCCCctaaaagagagaaaaaagctcATTGCGGAGCTGTTCGATATTATAACGGGCCGAGTGAAGGACTTTGTCTTCAAGCACGACTCTGTCCGTGTCATCCAGACGGCGCTGAAATACGCCAACGTTGAGCAGAGGAAGCAGATTGCGCACGAGCTAAAGGGTAGCTATGTTGAGTTGGCACAGAGCAAATACGCCAAATTCCTGATTGGCAAGCTAATTGTGCACGGTGACTCCGAGATCCGGGATTTGATCATCGCTGAGTTTTACGGCAAAGTCAAGCGGTTGATTCGGCACCCGGAGGGATCGTGGATTCTTGACGATATTTACCGGACCGTAGCGACGCAAGAACAACAGGCGAACCTGCTTAGGGAGTGGTACGGCGCCGAGTTCGCCATCTTCAGGGACAACAATacaaaagacaaaaaacCCACTGCGGACCTTTCCAAGATTCTAGAAGAAGACCCAGCCAAGCGTTCACCTATCATGCACTTCCTCCTCGAACTCATAAACCAGCTTATTCAAAAGAAGACAACAGGATTCACAATGCTTCACGATGCCATGCTGCAATACTTCTTAAATGTGAAACCAGGCACCTCGGATGCCACGGAATTCATCGAGCTGATTAAGGgtgacgaggaaggcgacCTTGTTAAAAATCTAGCTTTCACCAAATCCGGCGCTCATCTCATGTGCCTCGCTCTCGCTTATTCTACCGCAAAGGACCGTAAACACCTCACCCGCTTTTACAAGGACACCATTAAGATGATGGCCGGTGATCTGCATGGGCACCTCGTCCTTCTCGCCGCCTACGAAGTCATCGACGACACAAAGCTCACGGCGAAACTCATCTTCCCCGAACTCCTAAACCAGAATATCGCTGATGAGGAAGCTCGCAACGAGGAACTCCTCTACCAGTCCACAGACCTGACAGCACGCATTCCGATCTTATACCCCTTCGCCAGTGATCCTAACAACACGAACACCAAGAGATTAAAATGGCTCCTCCCAGAGCAAGACTTTGCCATCCTCGATGAAATTCGCTCTATTCGCAAAGAGACCTCAAAAAAGGACCCTGCCGTCCGCCGCATggagctcatcaaagcaGCCTCCCCGACCCTCCTTGATCTCATCACCGCCCGCGCAGAGTCACTCCTCACCACAAGTTTCGGGTGCCAATTCCTCTCGGAAGTGCTCTTCGACGCCGATGATAGCGATGGAAAGAAACACACGGCTCTATCTGCTGTCGCAACTGCCGCGAAATCCCGCTCTGACACGAAGGACTCACCGTTTGTCGGCCGAATGCTGAAATCGCTTGTTCAGGGTGGACGGTTCAATGtgacggagaagaaggttgagAAGGTCAGCCCGCCACTAGGCTTTGATGCGCTATTTTATGAGCAGATCAGTGATGAGATTATGGCGTGGGCGACAGGGTCGAATGTTTACGTTATTGTTGCGTTGGTGGAGAGCGAGGactttgagaagaagaatgagcTTATCaaggcgctgaagaaggggaagaaggacCTTGAGACTGCAgcgaagggagagaaggggcCTACTGCCAGTGGAGCCAAGTTATTGTTGGAGAAGATTGCGTAG
- a CDS encoding uncharacterized protein (transcript_id=CADANIAT00001390) — MTNRRLLIFQETPIQHPQSPTNPLTPSPQGLPYQVQQSAQQFQYIPINKLGLPVQGPGSLPEGLGVGSLLNLPLRVISAFTEIFNGPKYKGWAIVAAGPYNDPTLGVTGKFYAVVLEQTSPPDGGSSSGPGGL, encoded by the exons ATGACCaaccgccgcctcctcatctttcAAGAAACCCCCATCCAACACCCGCAATCCCCCACCAACCCCCTCACTCCGAGCCCACAGGGCCTCCCCTACCAAGTCCAACAAAGCGCACAACAATTTCAATACATCCCCATCAATAAGCTCGGACTGCCTGTTCAAGGCCCGGGCTCGTTACCTGAGGGTTTGGGGGTTGGGTCCTTGCTCAATTTGCCGCTTAGGGTCATCAGCGCTTTTACGGAGATATTCAATGGGCCCAAGTATAAGGGGTG GGCGATTGTAGCGGCAGGACCGTATAATGATCCGACGCTAGGGGTGACGGGCAAGTTCTATGCTGTTGTCTTGGAGCAGACTTCCCCGCCTGATGGAGGATCCAGTTCAGGTCCGGGAGGTCTCTGA